GCGGCGGGCACGGGTGCGCCCGCGATGACGCGGAAGATGGACGAGGTGGCGCGCGAGTACATCGCCAAGGCGCGCGAGGCGCTGGGGCGCGGGGATCTTCGGACGCTGGCGCAGCTGATTCCGTCGCGGGAGCACTGGCGGCTGTACCCGGAGTTCGCGCGGGACGCGCTCTTCTTCGACATCGAGACGGACGGCAAGGAGAACCAGGCGCCCACGGTGGTGAGCCTGTTCGACAGCGCGGGGCTGCACGTGTTCGTGCTGGGCCGGAACATGGACGCGCTGCCGGAGGCGATGGCGACGCGGCGGCTGTGGGTGTCCTTCAACGGCACGTGCTTCGACGCGCCGGTGCTGAGGGACTACTTCGGCGAGAGCCGGTTTCCGAAGCCGGACGCGCACATCGATCTGCGGTTCGTGACGAAGCGGCTGCGGATGAGCGGCGGGCTGAAGGAGATCGAGGACAGCCTGGGCATCGGGCGACCGCCGCACCTCAAGGGCGTGAACGGCTGGGACGCGGTGCTGCTGTGGCGGGCGTACAAGGCCCGGGCGGACGTGGAGGCCCTGCGGTTCCTGGTGGAGTACAACCTCTATGACGCGTTCCAGCTCCGGACGCTGATGGACGTGACGTACAACCGGGGCGCGGACGAGCTGAACCAGGACGTGCCGCGGGTGCCGGTGTTCGACCGCGGCGAGGTTCTGTACGACGTGAGCAAGCTCATCCTGGAGCTGGGGCCCACGGAGCGGGACATGCAGACGCTGGCGCGGGTGCGCAGCCAGGACCGGGACCTGCGCGAGCTCTGAGGCTACCGGCGCTTCTTCTTCTCGTTCTTCTTGGGAGGAGCCGGGGCGTCCTTCTCCTTCTCGCCGGCGACCTGGAACTCGAACCGGAGGTCCTCGATCTCTCGGCCCAGGGCGTCGGTGAAGGTGGCGCCGGTCTGCGCATCGATGACCACGGTGTACTTGTGGCCTGACTTGAGCGGAGTGGGCACGGCGATCCGGTAGATGACGCCGGTGGGGCTCTCTTCGGCGGAGTCATCGGAGACCATGGCGCGCTCGACTTCATCGAAGAGCCGGATCCGGTAGTTGCGCAGGCCGATCGAGCTGCGCAGCTCGATCAAGGAGGTGGATTCGATGGTGGGCCGTTCCTCGACGGCCAGGGCCATGGGCTCCATGCCGCCATCGCCGAGCTGGTACCGGACGACGAAGGACGCGGGAGGAGGCGCGGGAGGACCGGCATCCTCGGGAGCCTCGGCCACGCCGCCGTCGGTGGGGGCGACGGGCTGCTTGTCGGGGCATCCGGCCAGGAGGATCGAC
The sequence above is drawn from the Hyalangium gracile genome and encodes:
- a CDS encoding ribonuclease H-like domain-containing protein codes for the protein MLQRTFQHIPGVGPFREKDLWAQGIKTWDDFPAAGTGAPAMTRKMDEVAREYIAKAREALGRGDLRTLAQLIPSREHWRLYPEFARDALFFDIETDGKENQAPTVVSLFDSAGLHVFVLGRNMDALPEAMATRRLWVSFNGTCFDAPVLRDYFGESRFPKPDAHIDLRFVTKRLRMSGGLKEIEDSLGIGRPPHLKGVNGWDAVLLWRAYKARADVEALRFLVEYNLYDAFQLRTLMDVTYNRGADELNQDVPRVPVFDRGEVLYDVSKLILELGPTERDMQTLARVRSQDRDLREL